Part of the Sodalinema gerasimenkoae IPPAS B-353 genome is shown below.
ACGACCAGATGGGTTCCGATTGCTTTCATTTATCGACAATGCTCCGTAAAAACAAACCATCTTACTTCTAGCATAAATTCCCAAAACCCGGAGAGTTTTCCAGGTTTTTCGCCAGTTTTTTCTCCTTTGAGGGCCACATCATTCCCCCAAGGACCGCTCAACCGCCAATGCCCAAACGTAAGGCTAAACTTGGCGTTAGGGGCAACAGGGTTAATAACATCATCAACAGTGACACCAAACTAATAATGGCCCGAGCATCATCGGGTTCTCGGATTTCATTGAGACTAGGGCGTTCTAAATCACGCTGTAAGACCAAGATGATGATGGCCCAATATAAGGCCAAGGGATTGGCAAAGGTGGCGATCGCCAACACCACTAAGGTCGCAATGGTAGTACGTCCTGCAATTTTACGCCCATAAATGGCTTGTACCGCCCGTCCACCATCCAACTGGCCCGCCGGCATTAAATTAATGGCATTAACCACTAATCCTAACCACCCCAAAATCACCAAAGGATGAACCGCCACTAAGGCTTGATTTAAGCTTTGCCCCAACAGGCCCTTAGCGACCACTCCTACCAACACCGACCCTCGGAAAAACTCCGTCGGAATCTGAAACAGACTCCCAGCATTAGACCAACCTAGGCCCACCAGTAACAGCACGAAGGAGAACAGCCCCCCAGCTAGGGGCCCCGCGATGGACACATCAAACAAAACCGAACGATTCGGCATCAGTGACTCAAAACGAGTAATTGCCCCAAAAGAGCCGATTTGCCAGGTGGGCAGAAAAAACGGCGGTGATAAACGTACCCCACACCGACTGGCCATCACCCGATGGCCCAGTTCGTGAATTAAGAGGATGGCCCAAATTCCCAAGGCTAAGGGTAAGGTTTCCGACCAGCGGCTCAAATCACTAAATAAATCAAAGCCTAAAAAGATACCCGCCGTTTCCAGGGAAGTGACCACCGTGGCGATACAAAGTCCTAGGGCCAGAAGTTGTTGCCCTTGCGTCAGGGGTTGCGGGTCTTTATCCCGAGGTAAGACCACCACCACCGGCTTGCCATCGGGATCGGGGACTAAAAACAAACGATAGCGATCGCCCGTGACCCCCTCTAAGCGGGAAGCCAGCATCTCATAGGAGGATTCAGGCTCTCCCCGCAAATTGCCCTTAAAAATCGCACCGGACTGATAAGGGATGGTCTCCGTACAAAAAAACGTATCAATGCCAAAAATGCTTTGAATCTGGCGTAAATCCTCATCAGGGATGGCAGGAAACTCTAGGGCCGCCTTGCGAGTTTCGGGCTTGAGGGGGACTTTCGTCCCGGGATTCACCGGCTTTGACGGTTCCACAGTTTTGCCAGAGTCAGATGGAGATGTGAGGTTTGGGGCCGACTCCGAGTCGGCTGAGGAGTCCAGGTCAGCCTCACGCGCCTTAACTTGAGGGTCTTGGGAGTCAGATGGCTCACTCATCCCCAGCTTGGTTTCTAACAGATTCTGTAAATCGGCCCGTTCCTTCGGGTCTTGGGCTGCCCGACGTAGTTGCCGCCCCAAGCCGATATAGACAATAATCGATAGAACGATAACTAACAGCTCCAACGCCAAATTGATATAAATTCCGGCTGCCAAGAGGCCAAAAAAGACCAACCAGGGTGCCGTCACGGACACAGACTGCAACCAC
Proteins encoded:
- a CDS encoding site-2 protease family protein, translated to MDIATETITPIAIVLFAAGILVWGYARARPYGKIGLLSWLQSVSVTAPWLVFFGLLAAGIYINLALELLVIVLSIIVYIGLGRQLRRAAQDPKERADLQNLLETKLGMSEPSDSQDPQVKAREADLDSSADSESAPNLTSPSDSGKTVEPSKPVNPGTKVPLKPETRKAALEFPAIPDEDLRQIQSIFGIDTFFCTETIPYQSGAIFKGNLRGEPESSYEMLASRLEGVTGDRYRLFLVPDPDGKPVVVVLPRDKDPQPLTQGQQLLALGLCIATVVTSLETAGIFLGFDLFSDLSRWSETLPLALGIWAILLIHELGHRVMASRCGVRLSPPFFLPTWQIGSFGAITRFESLMPNRSVLFDVSIAGPLAGGLFSFVLLLVGLGWSNAGSLFQIPTEFFRGSVLVGVVAKGLLGQSLNQALVAVHPLVILGWLGLVVNAINLMPAGQLDGGRAVQAIYGRKIAGRTTIATLVVLAIATFANPLALYWAIIILVLQRDLERPSLNEIREPDDARAIISLVSLLMMLLTLLPLTPSLALRLGIGG